A window of Vigna unguiculata cultivar IT97K-499-35 chromosome 4, ASM411807v1, whole genome shotgun sequence contains these coding sequences:
- the LOC114180942 gene encoding putative disease resistance protein At3g14460 translates to MPMHFGELKKLQVLSTFCVDRDSKVINIKQLGGLNLHGRLSINEVQNIVNPLDALEANLKNQHLVELKLKWNLNHIPDDPMKEKKVLENLQPPKHLELLSIENYGGTQFPCWVFDNSLSKLVSLWLNDCKYCLCLPPFGLLSSLKNLEIGGLDGIVSIGAEFCGSNSSSFKSLEKLGFYNMKELEEWECKTTSFPRLQHLSIYKCPKLKGLPEQLLYLKSLDINSCDKLVISVNSMFTSSLQLFSIIVSPLVNIPMVHYDFLEAMEINSYCDSLTIFPLDLFPKLHLIQLNRCQNIRRVSQEEHAHNHLKVLRISECPQFESFPSEGLSAPWLQILSIRGAENLKLMPKCMQILLPSLTELEIIDCPKVEMFPDEGLPSNLKKMSLSSLKLIASLRDTLGSNTCLESLIVEKLDVESFPGEVLLPRSLTTLHIFFCLNLKKLDYEGLCNISSVIYVGCPNFNERKLQSS, encoded by the coding sequence ATGCCAATGCATTTTGGAGAATTGAAGAAACTTCAAGTACTAAGTACGTTTTGTGTTGATAGAGATAGCAAGGTCATCAATATTAAGCAACTTGGAGGACTCAATCTTCATGGAAGGCTATCAATTAATGAGGTGCAGAATATTGTTAATCCTTTGGATGCATTAGAagcaaatttgaaaaatcagcACCTTGTGGAGCTTAAGTTAAAATGGAATTTGAATCACATCCCCGATGATccaatgaaagaaaagaaagtgctTGAGAATCTACAACCTCCCAAACACTTGGAACTTTTGTCAATAGAGAACTATGGTGGTACACAATTCCCATGTTGGGTATTTGATAATTCATTATCAAAATTGGTGTCCTTGTGGTTGAATGACTGTAAATATTGCCTATGTTTGCCTCCCTTTGGACTTTTGTCATCTCTGAAGAACCTCGAGATTGGAGGGCTTGATGGAATAGTGAGCATTGGTGCTGAATTTTGTGGCAGCAACTCTTCTTCATTCAAATCTTTGGAAAAATTGGGATTCTACAACATGAAGGAATTGGAAGAATGGGAATGTAAAACTACTTCTTTTCCACGTCTTCAACATCTATCTATCTACAAATGTCCCAAGCTGAAAGGTCTGCCAGAGCAACTTCTTTATTTAAAGAGTCTAGATATTAATAGCTGTGATAAGCTCGTAATTAGCGTAAACAGCATGTTCACGTCGTCGCTTCAACTCTTTAGTATTATTGTATCTCCACTTGTGAATATTCCTATGGTCCATTACGATTTTCTTGAAGCAATGGAGATTAATAGTTACTGCGACTCTCTTACCATCTTTCCGCTAGATCTCTTTCCAAAGCTccatttaattcaattaaataggTGCCAAAACATAAGAAGAGTTTCACAGGAGGAGCATGCTCATAATCATCTCAAGGTACTAAGAATTAGCGAATGCCCTCAATTTGAATCATTTCCCAGTGAAGGATTATCTGCGCCGTGGCTACAAATACTTTCAATTCGAGGAGCGGAGAATTTGAAGTTGATGCCAAAATGTATGCAAATCCTACTCCCATCTCTTACTGAGTTGGAGATAATTGATTGTCCAAAAGTGGAGATGTTCCCAGATGAAGGATTgccatcaaatttgaaaaagatgtCTCTTTCGAGCTTAAAACTTATCGCCTCCCTTAGAGACACATTGGGGTCCAATACATGTCTTGAAAGCTTGATTGTTGAAAAGTTGGATGTGGAGTCTTTTCCCGGTGAAGTTTTGTTGCCACGCTCTCTCACCACTCTACACATCTTTTTTTGCCTAAATCTTAAAAAGCTTGACTACGAGGGTCTATGTAACATCTCCTCTGTCATATATGTTGGATGTCCCAACTTCaatgaaagaaaattacaaaGTTCTTAG
- the LOC114181397 gene encoding putative disease resistance RPP13-like protein 1 isoform X3: MAAEVVGGALLSAFLQVAFDRLASPQFVDFFRGRKLDEKLLGNLNIMLHSINALADDAEQKQFRDPHVKAWLLSVKEAVFDAEDLLGEIDYELTRCQVEAGSEPQTFTYKVSTFFNSTFSSFNKKIESEMKEVLEQLKYLEQQKDALGLKNSTSYSDSKASQKLPSSSLVVESIIYGRDADKEIIFNWLRSETDNHNHPSIFSIVGMGGLGKTTLATHVYCDPKMEEAKFDIKAWVCVSDHFDVLTVTKTILEAITKSKDDSGDLEMVHARLKDQISGRKFLLVLDDVWNEGGEEWEAVRTPLSYGAAGSKILVTARAEKVAYNMRSKVHRLKQLEDDESWNVFKKQALKDDDLELNDEKEEIGRRIVEKCKGLPLALKTIGSLLYKESSTSYWKRVLENDIWDLPKEVKIIPALLLSYQHLPSHLKRCFAYCALFPKDYEFDKKELILLWMAEGFLHHSQQINNVEEIGEQYFKDLLTRSFFLQSRIKKRFSMHDLLNDLAKYVCADFCFRLKFDKGNCIPKTTRHFSFAFDDVECFDGFGSLTDAKRLRSFFPYKEFGRRNIGYYPLQFKTLIHELFSKLKFLRVLSLDGYSDLREVPDSVGDLKHLHSLDLSRTGIQKLPESTCLLYNLLILKLNYCSSLEELPLNLHKLTKLHCLEFENTKVTKMPMHFGELKNLQVLSSVFIDKNKEFSTKHLGCLNLHGRLSINEVQNIVNPLDALEANLKNKDLVELELKWKSDHIPDDPRKEKKVLENLQPSKIVEYLSIENYGGTEFPSWVFDNSLSNLVSLRLEDCKYCLCLPPLGLLSSLETLEIIGFDGIVSIGDEFYGNSSSSFTSLESLTFSKMKELEECKRKTAAFPRLEILSVYQCPKLKGLPNQLVNVKNLYIMDSMEASCLERFICTAAMDN, from the coding sequence ATGGCAGCAGAAGTTGTTGGTGGTGCTCTTCTTTCTGCTTTTCTTCAGGTTGCATTCGACAGGCTGGCTTCTCCTCAATTCGTAGATTTCTTTCGTGGAAGAAAACTTGATGAGAAGCTGCTCGGCAATTTGAACATCATGCTGCACTCCATCAATGCTCTTGCTGATGATGCAGAACAGAAACAGTTCAGAGATCCACACGTCAAAGCATGGCTTCTTTCTGTCAAGGAGGCTGTCTTTGATGCAGAGGATCTCTTGGGTGAAATAGATTATGAACTCACCAGATGCCAAGTGGAAGCTGGATCTGAACCTCAAACCTTTACTTACAAGGTATCTACCTTCTTCAACTCTACTTTCAGTTCatttaacaagaaaattgaatCAGAGATGAAAGAAGTCCTAGAACAACTAAAATATCTTGAACAGCAAAAGGATGCTCTTGGTTTGAAAAACAGTACTTCTTATTCTGATAGTAAGGCGTCACAGAAATTGCCATCATCTTCTTTGGTGGTTGAAAGTATCATCTATGGCAGAGATGCAGACAAAGAAATTATCTTTAATTGGCTCAGATCTGAAACCGACAATCATAACCATCCATCTATATTTTCCATTGTGGGCATGGGTGGATTGGGTAAGACCACACTCGCCACTCATGTGTACTGTGACCCAAAGATGGAGGAGGCTAAATTTGATATCAAAGCTTGGGTTTGTGTTTCCGATCATTTTGATGTTTTGACAGTGACAAAAACAATTCTTGAGGCAATCACTAAATCGAAAGATGATAGCGGGGACCTAGAAATGGTTCATGCAAGATTGAAAGACCAAATATCAGGAAGGAAATTTCTTCTTGTTTTAGATGATGTTTGGAACGAAGGAGGAGAAGAATGGGAAGCTGTTCGAACTCCTCTTAGCTACGGGGCTGCAGGAAGTAAAATTCTTGTCACAGCACGTGCTGAGAAAGTTGCTTATAACATGAGATCTAAAGTGCATCGCCTAAAGCAATTAGAAGACGACGAATCCTGgaatgtttttaaaaaacaagCACTAAAAGATGATGATCTTGAATTGAATGATGAGAAAGAAGAGATTGGTAGAAGGATAGTTGAGAAGTGCAAAGGATtacctcttgctttgaaaacaATTGGAAGTCTTCTCTACAAAGAGTCATCCACTTCATATTGGAAGAGGGTATTGGAAAACGACATATGGGACTTGCCGAAAGAAGTTAAAATTATCCCTGCTCTATTACTGAGTTATCAAcaccttccttctcatctcaaGCGATGCTTTGCTTATTGTGCATTGTTTCCGAAAGATTATGAATTTGACAAGAAGGAATTAATTTTGTTGTGGATGGCTGAAGGTTTTCTCCATCACTCTCAACAAATCAATAATGTAGAAGAAATTGGTGAACAGTATTTCAAAGATCTACTAACGAGGTCATTCTTTCTTCAATCAAGGATCAAAAAACGTTTCTCTATGCATGACCTTCTGAATGATTTGGCAAAATATGTTTGTGCAGATTTTTGTTTCAGGTTGAAATTTGATAAAGGAAACTGCATCCCCAAAACAACCCGTcatttttcatttgcattcgatgaCGTAGAATGTTTTGATGGTTTTGGGAGTTTAACTGATGCGAAAAGACTGCGTTCTTTTTTTCCATATAAAGAATTCGGGAGAAGAAATATTGGTTATTATCCTTTGCAATTCAAGACTTTGATACATGAATTGTTCTCCAAGTTGAAGTTTTTACGCGTATTATCTTTGGATGGATATTCCGATCTAAGAGAGGTACCTGATTCTGTTGGTGATCTTAAACATCTCCATTCTTTAGACCTTTCGAGAACTGGGATACAAAAGTTACCCGAATCAACATGTTTGCTCTATAACTTGCTAATCTTGAAGTTGAACTATTGTTCAAGTCTGGAGGAGTTGCCCTTAAATTTGCATAAACTCACCAAATTGCATTgtcttgaatttgaaaatacaaaaGTAACAAAGATGCCAATGCATTTTGGAGAGTTGAAGAATCTTCAAGTACTCAGTTCGGTTTTTATCGATAAAAATAAGGAGTTTAGTACTAAGCATCTAGGATGCCTCAATCTTCATGGAAGACTATCAATTAATGAGGTGCAAAATATTGTAAATCCTCTAGATGCATTAGAAGCAAATCTGAAAAATAAAGATCTTGTGGAGTTAGAGTTAAAATGGAAATCAGACCATATCCCTGATGAtccaaggaaagaaaagaaagtattgGAGAATCTACAACCTTCCAAAATCGTGGAATATTTGTCAATAGAGAACTATGGTGGTACAGAATTCCCAAGTTGGGTATTTGATAATTCATTATCAAATTTGGTGTCCTTAAGGCTGGAGGACTGTAAATATTGTTTGTGTTTGCCTCCCCTTGGACTATTGTCATCTCTGGAGACCCTTGAGATTATTGGATTTGATGGAATAGTGAGCATTGGTGATGAATTTTATGGGAATAGCTCTTCTTCGTTTACATCTTTGGAAAGTTTGACATTTTCAAAGATGAAGGAATTAGAAGAATGCAAACGTAAGACTGCTGCTTTTCCACGTCTTGAAATTCTCTCGGTGTATCAATGTCCCA